One region of Parambassis ranga chromosome 21, fParRan2.1, whole genome shotgun sequence genomic DNA includes:
- the LOC114426874 gene encoding olfactory receptor 6N2-like, which produces MDGKFNVTHITLDGFVELSRYRYLYFIITFTSYILIMCFNSSIVCIIVVHKNLHEPMYVFIAALLINSILFSTLIYPQILIDLLSEKQIISYTACLFQWFVYYSSAGSEFCLLAAMAYDRYVSICKPLHYANIMTNTTVSVVLLSAWILSACHSVIPVLLSANIKLCTFVYEGIICSSTVYKLHCVSSRLLQLYGFVAVINVVVLPVVFILFTYTRIFVITFKSCREVRRKAAQTCLPHLLVLISFSCLCTFEVLLARLDDSFPKTVRLIIALQIILYHPLFNPIIYGLKMKEIYKHLRSLFIKTL; this is translated from the coding sequence ATGGATGGTAAATTTAATGTAACACATATAACTCTTGATGGGTTTGTGGAACTCAGCAGATACAGATATCTTTATTTCATCATCACATTTACATCATATATTCTCATTATGTGTTTTAATTCTTCTATTGTGTGCATTATTGTTGTTCACAAAAACCTCCATGAGccgatgtatgtttttattgcagCTTTGCTCATCAATTCTATTCTGTTCAGCACTCTGATCTACCCACAGATTCTGATTGATCTTTTGTCAGAGAAACAGATCATCTCTTACACTGCTTGTCTCTTTCAGTGGTTTGTATATTACTCTTCAGCAGGTTCTGAATTTTGTCTTTTAGCAGCCATGGCTTATGACAGGTATGTGTCTATATGTAAACCTCTGCACTATGCAAACATCATGACAAACACAACTGTCAGTGTTGTCCTGCTTTCAGCCTGGATTCTGTCTGCTTGTCACTCTGTAATTCCAGTTTTGCTGAGTGCCAACATAAAGCTCTGTACATTTGTTTATGAGGGAATCATCTGTAGCAGCACAGTGTACAAGCTTCACTGTGTCAGCTCCAGACTACTACAATTGTACGGATTTGTGGCTGTGATAAATGTTGTAGTGCTCCCTGTGGTTTTCATACTCTTTACATACACCAGGATATTTGtaataacatttaaaagttGCAGAGAGGTCAGGAGGAAAGCTGCACAGACCTGCTTACCTCACCTGCTGGTGTTAATCagtttctcctgtttgtgtACTTTTGAAGTGCTTCTGGCTCGACTGGACGACAGTTTTCCTAAAACTGTACGTTTAATAATAGCATTACAAATAATTCTGTATCACCCTCTCTTTAATCCGATCATATATGGACTTAAGATGAAAGAAATCTATAAGCATCTCCGGAGCTTGTTCATTAAAACACTCTAA